Proteins encoded by one window of Halomonas sp. Bachu 37:
- the infC gene encoding translation initiation factor IF-3, producing MNERITDEEVRLIDSDGEQLGIVATSEALERAESAGMDLVQISNADPIVCKIMDYGKFVFEQKKQKAAQKKKQKQIQVKEVKFRPGTDEGDYQVKLKNLTRFLEGGDKGKVTLRFRGREMAHQDIGRRLMERIASDLEEIGAVESFPKMEGRQMVMILAPKKK from the coding sequence ATGAACGAGCGAATTACCGACGAAGAAGTCCGCCTGATCGATAGCGACGGCGAACAGCTAGGCATTGTAGCGACCAGCGAAGCGCTGGAACGTGCCGAGAGCGCCGGTATGGATCTTGTGCAGATTTCCAACGCCGATCCAATTGTTTGCAAGATCATGGATTACGGCAAATTCGTCTTCGAGCAGAAGAAGCAGAAAGCTGCTCAGAAGAAGAAGCAGAAGCAAATCCAGGTCAAGGAAGTCAAATTCCGGCCTGGCACCGATGAAGGCGATTATCAGGTCAAGCTTAAAAACCTGACGCGCTTTCTTGAAGGTGGTGACAAAGGCAAGGTCACGTTGCGCTTTCGAGGTCGTGAAATGGCACACCAGGATATCGGCCGTCGGCTGATGGAACGGATTGCCTCCGACCTGGAAGAGATCGGTGCGGTGGAATCCTTCCCCAAGATGGAAGGCCGCCAGATGGTCATGATTCTTGCCCCCAAGAAGAAGTGA
- the rpmI gene encoding 50S ribosomal protein L35: MPKIKSNSGAAKRFKKTANGFKHKQSFRSHILTKKSTKRKRQLRGMKQIHGADKALIQRMLPNL, translated from the coding sequence ATGCCGAAAATCAAGAGTAACAGCGGCGCTGCGAAGCGTTTCAAGAAGACAGCGAACGGCTTCAAGCACAAGCAGTCTTTCCGTAGCCACATTCTGACCAAGAAATCGACCAAGCGTAAGCGTCAGTTGCGCGGTATGAAGCAGATCCACGGTGCCGACAAGGCGCTGATCCAGCGCATGCTGCCGAATCTGTAA